From Phenylobacterium montanum, the proteins below share one genomic window:
- a CDS encoding L-lactate permease, which produces MFRQLLTPVAGNLALSFLAAAAPILAVLLLLGALRRPAWQAALAGLVAALALAVGVWRMPVGLAAASVADGAMFALWPVMWIVVNALLLYNIAVRSGRFDAFRDWIIAHLPNDRRVVLVVVGFCFGALLEGVAGFGAPVAITSSLLILVGFPALEALVFVLIFNTAPVAFGALGVPVTVLGAVTGLPAASLAAMIGRQLPVMALILPFYVVGLYGGWRSIRALWPVLIVAGGAFATGQFLTSNRLDYTLTDVIASLLSLAATLAFLRIWRPARDEAYALAGAPREAETKVPAWQGWLPWVIVSATVIVWTTFKVARIGEQSIHWPSLDNAISITLYNDKPYAAVWAFQPLATGTAILLAALITGAVVGLSPRELMACVGRTLGQVWQAIVTVMLIIGLAYLMNYSGMAYTLGKGVASTGALFVLLSPFLGWFAVMLSGSDTSGNALFGNLQVVAARQLHLNPLLFAAANSSGGVMGKMISPQNIATGVAVTELAGQEGQVFARTFVHSIILTLILGLLIAAQQYLAPWIIPLATGSAH; this is translated from the coding sequence GTGTTCAGACAGCTGTTGACTCCGGTGGCCGGAAACCTGGCGTTGTCCTTCCTGGCCGCCGCCGCGCCGATCCTGGCGGTGCTGCTGTTGCTGGGCGCGCTACGGCGACCGGCTTGGCAGGCGGCGCTGGCCGGGCTCGTGGCGGCGCTCGCCCTCGCCGTCGGCGTCTGGCGAATGCCAGTCGGCCTGGCGGCGGCGTCGGTGGCCGACGGGGCGATGTTCGCCCTGTGGCCGGTGATGTGGATCGTGGTCAACGCCCTCCTACTTTACAATATCGCCGTCAGATCGGGGCGGTTCGACGCCTTCCGCGACTGGATCATCGCCCACCTGCCCAATGACCGGCGGGTGGTCCTGGTGGTGGTCGGCTTTTGCTTCGGCGCCCTGCTCGAAGGGGTGGCAGGCTTTGGCGCGCCGGTCGCCATCACCAGCTCACTGCTGATTCTAGTCGGGTTCCCGGCGCTGGAGGCGCTGGTCTTCGTGCTGATCTTCAACACCGCGCCGGTCGCGTTCGGCGCGCTCGGCGTGCCGGTGACGGTGCTGGGGGCGGTGACGGGCCTGCCTGCAGCGAGCCTAGCCGCCATGATCGGCCGCCAGCTGCCGGTGATGGCGCTCATCCTGCCGTTCTATGTCGTAGGCCTCTATGGGGGCTGGCGCTCGATCCGGGCGCTGTGGCCCGTGCTGATCGTCGCCGGCGGCGCCTTTGCGACCGGCCAGTTCCTGACATCGAACCGCCTCGACTACACGCTGACAGACGTCATCGCCTCGCTGCTGTCCCTGGCCGCCACGCTTGCCTTCCTCAGAATCTGGCGCCCTGCCCGCGACGAAGCCTACGCCCTGGCCGGGGCGCCGCGCGAGGCCGAGACCAAGGTTCCAGCTTGGCAGGGCTGGCTCCCCTGGGTGATCGTCTCGGCGACCGTGATCGTCTGGACGACCTTCAAGGTCGCCAGGATCGGCGAGCAGAGCATCCATTGGCCAAGCCTGGACAACGCGATCTCCATCACCCTCTACAACGACAAGCCCTACGCCGCGGTCTGGGCCTTCCAGCCCCTGGCTACGGGCACCGCGATCCTGCTGGCCGCCCTGATCACCGGCGCGGTGGTCGGCCTGTCGCCCCGCGAGCTGATGGCGTGCGTCGGCCGGACCTTAGGACAGGTCTGGCAGGCCATCGTCACGGTGATGCTGATCATCGGGCTGGCCTATCTGATGAATTATTCGGGCATGGCCTACACCCTGGGCAAGGGCGTGGCCTCCACCGGCGCGCTGTTCGTGCTGCTGTCGCCGTTCCTTGGGTGGTTCGCCGTCATGCTCTCCGGCAGCGACACTTCGGGCAATGCCCTGTTCGGCAACCTTCAAGTGGTGGCGGCGCGCCAGCTGCACCTGAATCCGCTGCTGTTCGCGGCCGCCAATTCGTCGGGCGGAGTCATGGGCAAGATGATCTCGCCGCAGAACATCGCCACCGGCGTCGCCGTCACCGAACTGGCCGGACAGGAGGGCCAGGTCTTCGCCCGCACCTTCGTTCACAGCATCATCCTGACCTTGATCCTTGGCCTTCTGATCGCCGCCCAACAGTACCTCGCGCCCTGGATCATTCCGCTGGCGACAGGATCGGCGCATTGA
- a CDS encoding GFA family protein → MMLTGGCACGRVSYEVDAAIPGIAHCHCRTCRKTHAAAFASLASVPRDRFRWTQGEELLNTYESSPGKLRRFCPVCGSHLVAERVGQPNVMLRLGCLDTPVTVDRQWHIWRSDGASWYDPGEAYPELPEGFPKR, encoded by the coding sequence ATGATGCTGACGGGTGGCTGCGCGTGCGGCCGGGTCTCCTATGAGGTCGACGCCGCGATCCCAGGCATTGCGCACTGCCATTGCCGGACCTGCCGCAAGACGCACGCCGCGGCCTTCGCCAGCCTCGCCTCCGTGCCGCGGGATCGGTTCCGCTGGACCCAGGGCGAGGAGCTACTGAACACCTACGAGTCCTCGCCAGGAAAGCTCAGGCGCTTCTGCCCGGTCTGCGGCTCCCACCTTGTCGCCGAACGGGTCGGCCAGCCCAATGTCATGCTTCGGCTCGGATGCCTCGACACGCCAGTTACGGTCGATCGGCAGTGGCACATTTGGCGGTCCGACGGGGCCAGCTGGTACGATCCCGGCGAGGCGTATCCGGAACTGCCCGAGGGCTTTCCGAAGCGGTGA